In Plasmodium gaboni strain SY75 chromosome 11, whole genome shotgun sequence, the following proteins share a genomic window:
- a CDS encoding putative phosphatidylinositol-4-phosphate 5-kinase, whose translation MGNKLACGEIKKDGVRGLKNAYNLELHKSNICVEDNTRCDNKYDEENYFYRYENEMDVEEEDKREYSEDEIKEEDKNVVDNNNYDDIYNYHNDINNKNKVSKKIENDNMYKKYIINVKRILMYIKEYEEDFLCFFKKNNVTSMIYLKYIVLNYKTYIMIIEKGVIYIGEVNENNEKNGLGIIITPDQCIYIGEFEEDKITGFGLYIHSSRSKYIGYWKRGKANRYGIFIHPDSTFYKGYWLNDKQNKNGIEYVYNNYVYIGNYFKGEKNKFGIFVWNNECMYIGQIKDNYFFNRGIYFFNKYKIYIGKWKSNCVYGKCEIIWNDNRQFFGYHINNLKQGLGIYKWDDGRIYFGNWLNNKQHGSGIFIIIKNFKEYQQYIQYPIFLLFKNTEKIKKNFLLNLSKENIFYKGNIGKYFHNLLNKYDNYNFYNFLFNLLYINFYELCSSFFDYIKKKNINDFKTNHNFYNTIKDHICLVTDHYFNNQICNQKMAQAQSTFSFLADIKKKNPERNTNIKNINIINNNNNNINNNNNNNNTNNNINNVDAYQTSHSPNNIKMKNNKENAMLLHRFNDQKNNKFRNNMKGSDNEEIIVDKKKYENNNNYLKSYINYEGPKHNQMSSLTHEQINRTSDLLAFQDIQRLILYINSINLNDMSEKDINKNNPLFSYASKNILLKYGKWKKGRLKKWLYASDDSLGVVNMDPINNDKNVLIYNGQNKSLPSFWRNKDGRMKLSFFNIKAEDNSNNNMNSNHNDNFNSNSNSNNSSSISSNNSSSISSNNSSSISSNHNSYSSSSLSSSSTNSIYKTKKKKKKIIKKKKKINQQIYNPAHQVEKDIKAKELIPPSSNNKYIYEHNEKKDISYDNDHYCYHSDEDENIYLHDEEKKNIHVPYNTNKIKNENIEKYIKPQVINHKFSNDYNFKQHHLSFIHNIKEYNDIQLNEKKNTKKIKKNGEQKKKLKNKLNNYKYSYNTTSMSDCISNKSNHSISFLNASVNSDIQSLEDKRKDNTYNNTGKYLNNKHIVTDISYKDIQRKNKEQTEIRYVNNIMKENKKEQNDDEEINRVENINSKENINILKQHINTKQNIKQNIKQNNKNEEMNMYALSGDSNMTYVNLDDIKKKNKQNMIIKKKGIIRQNKMNKKETISNESVINKKMETDKRNSENSKNSKNSENSKNLRNTKNTKNKKNSTLPYKYKNYDLPKKGFSLIWSLKKSRRNSPLSTKEKIMYQNDDQSCDNHYDKKYVQNDQLTDTQQKKKSFFRNFLSVNKNKKKNTN comes from the coding sequence atgGGAAATAAACTTGCGTGCGGAGAAATAAAGAAGGACGGTGTGAGGGGATTAAAAAATGCATATAATTTAGAATTGCATAAGTCTAATATTTGTGTAGAAGATAATACAAGGTGTGACaataaatatgatgaagagaattatttttatcgTTATGAAAACGAAATGGATGTAGAAGAAGAAGACAAAAGAGAATATAGTGAAGATGAAATAAAGGAAGAAGATAAAAATGTtgttgataataataattatgatgatatttataattaccataatgatattaataataaaaataaggtaagtaaaaaaatagagaatgataatatgtataaaaagtatataataaatgttaAAAGGATATTAATGTATATTAAAGAATATGAAGAGGATTTTTTATGTTtcttcaaaaaaaataatgtaacaagtatgatatatttaaaatacATTGTATTAAACTATAAGacatatattatgataatcGAAAAGGgtgttatatatataggagaggtgaatgaaaataatgagAAAAATGGTTTAggaataataataacacCTGATcaatgtatatatattggTGAGTTTGAAGAAGATAAGATAACAGGATTTggattatatatacattcATCTAGaagtaaatatataggTTATTGGAAGAGAGGAAAAGCAAATAGATATggtatatttatacatcCTGATAGTACTTTTTATAAAGGTTATTGGTTGAATgataaacaaaataaaaatggtattgaatatgtatataataattatgtttatattggtaattattttaaaggtgaaaagaataaattCGGTATTTTTGTATGGAATAATGAATGTATGTATATTGGGcaaataaaagataattatttttttaatagaggtatatatttttttaataaatataaaatatatataggtAAATGGAAATCAAATTGTGTATATGGGAAATGTGAAATAATTTGGAATGATAATAGACAATTTTTTGgatatcatataaataatttaaaacaAGGATtaggtatatataaatggGATGATGGACGAATTTATTTTGGTAACTGgttaaataataaacaacATGGATCTggtatatttattataattaaaaacTTTAAAGAATATCAAcaatatatacaatatcctatttttcttttatttaaaaatacagaaaaaataaaaaaaaatttccTTCTTAATCTAtcaaaagaaaatatattttataaaggaaatattggtaaatattttcataaccttttaaataaatatgataattataatttttacaacttcttatttaatttgttatatattaatttttatgaattaTGTTCTTCATTCtttgattatataaagaaaaaaaatataaatgatttTAAGACCAATCATAATTTCTATAATACAATCAAAGACCATATATGTCTAGTAACAGatcattattttaataatcAAATTTGTAATCAGAAAATGGCCCAAGCCCAATCTACCTTTTCTTTTCTGGcagatataaaaaaaaaaaatccCGAAAGgaatacaaatataaaaaatattaatattattaataataataataataatattaataataataataataataataatactaataataatattaataatgtGGATGCTTATCAAACAAGTCATTCTCcgaataatataaaaatgaagaacAACAAAGAAAATGCAATGCTGCTTCATAGGTTTAATgatcaaaaaaataataaatttcGTAATAACATGAAAGGATCTgataatgaagaaataatcgttgataaaaaaaaatatgaaaataataataattatttaaaaagttatataaattatgaaGGTCCAAAACATAACCAAATGAGTAGCCTTACCCatgaacaaataaataGGACATCCGATTTATTAGCATTCCAAGATATACAACGTTTAATactttatataaattcaataaatttaaatgatatgAGTGAAAAGGAcataaataagaataacccattattttcttatgcttctaaaaatattcttttgAAATATGGTAAATGGAAAAAAGGGAGGCTCAAAAAATGGTTGTATGCTAGTGATGATAGCTTGGGTGTTGTTAATATGGATCcaataaataatgataagaatgttttaatatataacGGACAGAATAAATCTTTGCCATCATTTTGGAGGAATAAAGATGGCAGAATGAAactttctttttttaacataAAAGCGGAAgataatagtaataataatatgaatagtAATCATAACGATAATTTTAATAGTAACagtaatagtaataatagtaGTTCTATTAGTAGTAATAATAGTAGTTCTATTAGTAGTAATAATAGTAGTTCTATTAGTAGTAATCATAATAGTTACTCTTCCTCATCCCTTTCGTCATCCTCCACAAATAGCATATACaaaacaaagaaaaaaaaaaaaaaaataataaaaaaaaaaaaaaaaattaaccaacaaatatataaccCAGCACATCAAGTTGAAAAGGATATAAAAGCTAAGGAGCTAATTCCTCCAAGcagtaataataaatatatatatgaacataatgaaaaaaaagatatatcATATGATAATGATCACTATTGTTATCATAGTGATGAAGATgagaatatatatttgcatgatgaagaaaaaaaaaatattcatgTACCTTATAATACAAACaagataaaaaatgaaaatatagaaaaatatataaaaccacaagtaataaatcataaatttagtaatgattataatttCAAACAACACCATTTATCATTTATCCACAATATAAAGgaatataatgatatacaactaaatgagaaaaaaaatacaaaaaaaataaaaaaaaatggggaacaaaaaaaaaaattaaagaataAGTTGAacaattataaatattcatacAATACAACTAGTATGAGTGATTGTATTTCAAACAAATCAAACCATTCTATATCTTTTTTGAATGCTAGTGTGAATAGTGATATACAATCCTTAGAAGATAAAAGAAAAGataatacatataacaATACTGGGAAGTATCTAAACAATAAACATATCGTAACAGATATTTCTTATAAGGATAtacaaagaaaaaataaagaacaGACTGAAATCAGGtatgttaataatatcatgaaggaaaataaaaaagaacaaaatgatgatgaagaaataaacagggtggaaaatataaatagcaaagaaaatataaacatattaaaacaacatataaatacaaaacaaaatataaaacaaaatataaaacaaaataataagaacGAAGAAATGAATATGTATGCACTCAGTGGTGATAGCAATATGACATATGTCAACTTGgatgatattaaaaaaaaaaataaacaaaatatgataataaaaaaaaaaggaattataagacaaaacaaaatgaataaaaagGAAACAATCTCAAATGAAAGtgttataaataaaaaaatggagacagataaaagaaattcagaaaattcaaaaaattcaaaaaattcagaaaattcaaaaaatttaagaaatacaaaaaatacaaagaataaaaaaaattctactttaccatataaatataaaaattatgatttACCAAAAAAGGGTTTCTCATTAATATGGAGTCTTAAAAAAAGTAGGAGAAATTCACCTTTATCtacaaaagaaaaaattatgtatCAGAATGATGATCAAAGTTGTGATAATcattatgataaaaaatatgttcAAAATGATCAACTAACAGATACgcaacaaaaaaaaaaatccTTTTTTAGAAACTTTCTAAGTGTtaacaaaaacaaaaaaaaaaacacgaattaa
- a CDS encoding hypothetical protein (conserved Plasmodium protein, unknown function) → MSNKIRHYMNYNIKEKDSSNICNFYINLRDVTDLNELDELLNEGKKCYDRYNNENKINNINKKSLLGEIIKAYIFCKSVKIKETCNICLMSWISTRQCWYDCDELLLNKYFDGLLEPLVFTFKILREKVIYHFYQIPKKLYMVFINKFKKYLKIYKDKEIILSIITSTLDILYSKVFYFKL, encoded by the coding sequence atgaGTAATAAGATAAGAcattatatgaattataatataaaagaaaaggaTAGTAGTAACATATGTAATTTTTACATAAATTTAAGAGACGTTACTGATTTGAATGAACTAGATGAATTGTTAAACGAAGGTAAAAAATGTTATGAcagatataataatgaaaacaaaataaataatataaataaaaagagTTTATTAGGAGAAATAATTAAAgcatatattttttgtaaaagtgtgaaaataaaagaaacgtgtaatatatgtttaatgTCATGGATATCAACAAGACAATGTTGGTATGATTGCGATGAGTTacttttaaataaatattttgatgGATTACTTGAACCATTAGtttttacatttaaaattttGAGAGAAAAGgttatatatcatttttatcaaataccaaaaaaattatatatggtttttataaataaatttaaaaaatatttaaaaatatataaagataagGAAATTATTTTGAGTATCATAACCTCAACTTTggatatattatattcaaaagtattttattttaaacTTTGA
- a CDS encoding hypothetical protein (conserved Plasmodium protein, unknown function) gives MSDYDSLTQSKAFCIEEIYGSDTTNEENKLIIEFMQNMVNERNALPNNVNVEINVVNNNDSNNKSSNNKTHNLLNIMNKYTFKEKLDESYLKNENKLTWKSNIVEYINRLRYYIHKKYNRNIIDTFKYNSCNCSILSSLQKDKDLIHIFSSQVFCVHLYIYGINYKQIIYYIDIIANHLNNNNETNFIFFIWLIYLLILLDSLQALDSNVSSNLQIIKRFCINKIENSDQNYVESKEDNFLSFLKNFYCTSKNSNNYIPSYYTIDIFYLIYIIITDIFNQK, from the coding sequence atgagtGATTACGATTCTTTAACACAAAGTAAAGCATTTTGCATTGAGGAAATATACGGGAGTGATACAacaaatgaagaaaataaattaattatagAATTTATGCAGAATATGGTAAATGAAAGGAATGCCCTTCCAAATAATGTAAATGTAGAGATAAATGTggtaaataataatgatagtAACAATAAAAgttcaaataataaaaccCACAATTTGCTcaatattatgaataaatatacctttaaagaaaaattagATGAAAGctatttaaaaaatgaaaataaacTAACATGGAAAAGTAACATTgttgaatatataaatagattaagatattatattcataaaaaatataatcgaaatataattgatacgtttaaatataattcgTGTAATTGTTCTATATTATCTTCCTTACAAAAAGATAAAGatttaatacatatattttcttcacAAGTTTTTTGTgtacatttatatatttatggtattaattataaacaaatcatatattatattgatataaTAGCTAAccatttaaataataataacgaaacaaatttcatttttttcatatggTTAATATATCTACTAATATTATTAGATTCATTACAGGCACTGGATTCCAATGTTTCATCAAatttacaaataataaaacgTTTTTGTATAAACAAAATTGAAAACTCCGATCAAAATTATGTTGAATCGAAGGAAGATAACTTTTTAAGTTTCTTAAAAAACTTTTATTGTACATCTaaaaatagtaataattatattcCTTCATATTACACcatagatatattttatcttatttatataattattactgatatatttaatcaaaaatga
- a CDS encoding putative transporter gives MSSKKKSTIILSHSVKEDVSVSSEKAEISKKGMSSNSSVNNNEKKKGILSYLSLKGYDMPSCLDDLLKKEEIRLSSEQKTPFNINRSVLLFVYFMLIVLTNRLFFGWPNLSNLLFREDTYIWKCAKNEHGEYDRYDDKRYSCDEQDKAVQTIFIFGSSAYFAFSFFNGLIVDYLGSRFSMLLGHILNLIGWILLLMSNEHFDAYVIGGIFMSASIDLASFSTLNASGLFPGNENLIVNIISGAGSLSTGTMTILDLIISRYNLPFKTFMLWYMCISVSFFFLLTIFLFPKSRYYRQYEFDNYYNNKEIDLKVYEDFDNSTKKIYNHDKKKDVDIYNSSVYSSGVGSSSLVGSKPEGILNRRESELKTVSSSKHIFNDLENNDTKKDEYAASTNNGSNVVKSKLNIFNSPTFTDLIKIFTCAHFLCLWIYGPLNAIYNTFYFSVVENILSKDKNDLLGYILPFAFIPCVILGNLSDKFGVMLMFTYELIFAFSMYAFSYIKSNWAQWISVISNALYSAGANGQLWTFISFTFSSKYHSTLIGFLNLVSGVISFVRLALFEWAKYANYDFTYINLFILALIVVNIVVIVCMMFIRRIKGEKVTYGDDASSK, from the coding sequence ATGAGTTCCAAAAAAAAGTCAACAATTATATTGTCCCACTCGGTTAAAGAAGACGTATCTGTATCCTCAGAAAAAGCAGAAATATCTAAAAAGGGGATGAGTTCAAATAGTAgtgttaataataatgagaAGAAGAAAGGCATATTAAGTTATTTAAGTTTGAAAGGATATGATATGCCATCTTGTTTAGATGACcttttaaaaaaggaagaaaTAAGATTATCTTCAGAACAGAAAACGccttttaatataaataggagtgtattattatttgtatattttatgttaaTAGTATTAACAAATCGTTTATTTTTTGGATGGCCTAATTTAtcaaatttattatttcgagaagatacatatatatggaaGTGTGCAAAAAATGAGCATGGAGAATATGATAgatatgatgataaaagATATTCATGTGATGAACAGGATAAGGCTGTGCaaacaatatttatatttggTTCTTCAGCTTATTTTGCATTTTCGTTTTTTAATGGATTAATAGTAGATTATTTAGGTTCACGTTTTAGTATGTTATTAGgacatatattaaatttaattggttggatattattattaatgtCAAATGAACATTTTGATGCTTATGTAATAGGAGGTATTTTTATGTCAGCAAGTATTGATTTAGCTTCATTTTCTACTTTGAATGCATCAGGATTATTTCCAGGAAATGAGAATTTAATAGTGAATATAATATCTGGTGCTGGTTCATTATCTACTGGTACTATGACTATATTAGATCTTATAATAAGTCGTTATAATTTACCTTTCAAGACATTTATGTTATGGTATATGTGTATCAGTGTatcttttttcttcttattgacaatatttttatttccaAAGAGTCGATATTATAGACAATATGAATTCgataattattataataacaaagAAATAGATTTAAAGGTGTATGAAGATTTTGATAATAGTAcgaagaaaatatataaccATGATAAGAAGAAAGAtgtagatatatataatagcAGTGTATATAGTAGTGGTGTTGGTAGTAGTAGTTTAGTTGGTAGTAAACCTGAGGGTATATTAAATAGAAGAGAATCAGAGTTGAAAACTGTGAGTTCTTctaaacatatatttaatgatttagaaaataatgatacTAAAAAAGATGAATATGCAGCAAGTACAAATAATGGTAGTAATGTTGTTAAGAgtaaattaaatatatttaattctCCAACATTTACAGAtctaataaaaatatttacatgTGCTCACTTTTTATGTTTATGGATATATGGACCATTAAATgctatatataatacattttattttagtgtcgttgaaaatatattatcaaaagataaaaatgatttattaGGATATATCTTACCATTTGCTTTTATACCCTGTGTTATATTAGGAAATTTATCAGATAAGTTTGGAGTTATGCTTATGTTTACATATGAATTAATTTTTGCCTTTTCTATGTATGCCTTTAGTTATATAAAATCAAACTGGGCTCAATGGATATCAGTTATATCCAATGCATTATATTCAGCAGGTGCAAATGGACAGTTATGGACTTTCATTTCTTTTACATTCAGTTCTAAATATCATTCGACATTAATAGGTTTCTTGAACCTAGTCTCTGGTGTGATATCCTTTGTGCGTCTAGCATTATTTGAGTGGGCAAAATATGCTAATTATGATTTTACATATATCAATCTATTCATATTAGCTTTGATAGTAGTAAATATAGTGGTTATTGTATGTATGATGTTTATACGACGTATCAAGGGAGAGAAGGTAACCTATGGAGACGATGCATCATCGAAGTAG
- a CDS encoding putative phosphoacetylglucosamine mutase, translated as MKDFKESQFYKKIKPCIEKYMPKYTNEGQIIFEHPHEISYGNCGYREKYNSSSCDLLNAINKCGIFVGLLFIXXXXXXXXXXXXXXXXXXXXXXXXXXXXXXXXXXXXXXXXXXXXXXXXXXXXXXXXXXXMKNIGIILTASHNAHDENGVKIIGVDGKYINKRYENYLIDLVNSHLRYIKKNIYCTFNDIINNIIELIIDIFKKEIHLDISDDIIYRNITILDNIIYNYNIHNKIKRNICIGFDTRNSNIHLNNIIIESLNCLNIYKCINNISYITTPCMHFLIYFLNNINENNQKLNKQIIQQEQYTIHKKDNDLSYLENFNLQNKKYVYNLYYSLHDHILINHVFTNNRTLTKQPLNISIDQEKKEKEKKKNSHQNQYFSYTHIEHISAYNSDQIYFDYFIHSFEMLYSYINKLFNNNNNIMMDVENIYVDCSNGIASLKIDKFQQIFKILKKNICKFNCIEGEHSILNYECGAEYVYRKQQPPKNIPHIIKPNTKFCTFDGDADRILYFFFPQEIEENKKHIFNQKNENNQNKNMDCIINCDIIYNMIYNNNNKNNNINFNNNINFNNNNNFHTTICHYEKEQRYHYDTNIDTSKKKHIAILDGPKIICLFFLCIIKMLTHIKIEEPKEEISIIDINIIHTAYTNSAFINYINYIKNNILVNIHIFKYIDINITCTKTGMKYLDTLAEKACIGIFFEPNGHGTIYVNINKLHTWSVSLNIYNDPYFIVLQKYLLFFNQTVGDAFLDFIAIELSLSLLNITINDWNNFYTPFPSLYINVKCPNHILTKIKPHPEHEKYLIEPKELQNYINQIVNTVDKKHGRCFIRPSGTETLLRIYAEAETQQKMKHILDKAQKCVLHYIQHMA; from the coding sequence atGAAAGATTTTAAAGAGAGCCagttttataaaaaaataaaaccATGTATAGAGAAATATATGCCTAAGTATACGAATGAAGgtcaaataatatttgaaCATCCTCATGAAATTTCTTATGGCAATTGTGGTTATagagaaaaatataattcatCGTCATGTGATTTATTAAATGCCATAAATAAATGTGGTATATTTGTAGGGTTGTTATTTATAAANNNNNNNNNNNNNNNNNNNNNNNNNNNNNNNNNNNNNNNNNNNNNNNNNNNNNNNNNNNNNNNNNNNNNNNNNNNNNNNNNNNNNNNNNNNNNNNNNNNNNNNNNNNNNNNNNNNNNNNNNNNNNNNNNNNNNNNNNNNNNNNNNNNNNNNNNNNNNNNNNNNNNNNNNNNNNNAATGAAAAATATAGGAATTATTCTTACTGCTTCACACAATGCACATGATGAGAATGGAGTTAAAATTATTGGAGTTGATGgcaaatatataaataaaagatatgaaaattatttaatagATCTTGTGAATAGTCATTTgagatatataaaaaaaaatatatactgtacatttaatgatattataaataatattatcgaattaattatagatatatttaaaaaagaaatacaTTTAGATATATCAGatgatataatttatagaaatattactatattagataatataatatataattataatatacataataaaataaaaagaaatatatgtatagGATTTGATACTAGAAATAGtaatatacatttaaataatattattattgaaTCATTAAATTgtcttaatatatataaatgtattaataatatttcttatattacTACACCATGTATGCATTTCTTAATTtactttttaaataatataaatgaaaataatcaaaaattaaacaaaCAAATTATACAACAAGAACAATATACAATAcataaaaaagataatgACTTATCTTATTTAGAAAATTTTAATctacaaaataaaaaatatgtatataatttatattattcattaCATGATCATATTCTTATAAATCATGTCTTCACAAATAATCGAACTCTTACAAAACAACcattaaatatttcaataGATCAAgagaaaaaagaaaaagaaaaaaaaaaaaattctcATCAAAATCAATATTTCAGTTATACACATATAGAACATATATCTGCATATAATAGTgatcaaatatattttgattatttcATACATTCATTTGAAATGTTATATAgttatattaataaattatttaacaataataataatataatgatggatgttgaaaatatttatgttgATTGTTCAAATGGTATAGCTAGCTTAAAAATAGATAAATTCCAacaaatttttaaaatattaaaaaaaaatatatgtaaatttaATTGTATTGAAGGAGAACATagtatattaaattatgaGTGTGGAGCTGAATATGTATATAGAAAACAGCAACCTCCAAAAAATATTCcacatattataaaacCCAATACAAAATTTTGTACCTTTGATGGCGATGCAGATCGTatactttattttttttttccacaagaaatagaagaaaataaaaagcatatttttaatcaaaaaaatgaaaataatcaaaataaaaatatggatTGTATTATCAATTGtgatattatttataatatgatttataataataataataaaaataataatattaattttaataataatattaattttaataataataataatttccACACCACCATATGTCATTATGAAAAAGAACAAAGATATCATTATGATACCAATATAGATACATCCAAAAAGAAACATATAGCCATTTTGGATGGACCTAAAATTATTTgccttttttttttgtgcATAATAAAAATGCTAACACATATTAAAATTGAAGAACCCAAAGAAGAAATTTCTATTAttgatattaatataatacatacTGCATATACCAATTCAGCATTTAtcaattatataaattatataaaaaataatattcttgttaatattcatatttttaaatatatagatattaatattacatGTACAAAAACAGGAATGAAATATCTAGATACATTAGCAGAAAAAGCTTGTATAggtattttttttgaacCTAATGGACATGGAActatatatgttaatataaataaattacaTACATGGTCTgtttctttaaatatatataatgatcCATACTTTATTGtattacaaaaatatttacttttttttaatcaAACGGTAGGTGATGCATTCCTTGATTTTATAGCCATCGAATTATCTTTATCACTTTTAAACATAACTATAAATGACTGGAATAATTTCTATACACCCTTTCcatctttatatattaatgttaAGTGTCCTAATCATATACTTACTAAAATCAAACCACATCCAGAAcatgaaaaatatttaatagAACCAAAAGAAttacaaaattatattaatcAAATAGTCAACACAGTTGATAAAAAACATGGAAGATGTTTTATCAGACCGTCAGGAACTGAAACTCTACTTCGAATTTATGCTGAAGCAGAAACTCAACAAAAAATGAAACATATATTAGACAAGGCTCAAAAATGTGTACTACATTATATTCAACATATGgcataa
- a CDS encoding 60S ribosomal protein P0 → MAKLSKQQKKQIYIEKLSSLIQQYSKILIVHVDNVGSNQMASVRKSLRGKATILMGKNTRIRTALKKNLQAVPQIEKLLPLVKLNMGFVFCKDDLSEIRNIILDNKSPAPARLGVIAPIDVFIPPGPTGMDPSHTSFFQSLGISTKIVKGQIEIQEHVHLIKQGEKVTASSATLLQKFNMKPFSYGVDVRTVYDDGVIYDAKVLDITDEDILEKFSKGVSNVAALSRATGVITEASYPHVFVEAFKNIVALVIDSDYTFPLMENIKKMVENPEAFAAVAAPASEAKADEPKKEEAKKVEEEEEDEEDGFMGFGMFD, encoded by the coding sequence ATGGCTAAATTATCCAAGCAACAAAAAAAGCAAATATACATTGAGAAGCTTAGCTCTCTCATTCAACAATATTCCAAAATATTAATTGTGCATGTAGATAATGTGGGATCTAATCAAATGGCTAGTGTGCGTAAAAGTTTAAGAGGAAAGGCTACAATATTGATGGGTAAAAATACAAGAATTCGAACTGCTCTTAAAAAGAATTTACAAGCTGTACCTCaaatagaaaaattattaccattagtaaaattaaatatgGGATTTGTATTTTGTAAAGATGATTTGTCAGAAATAAGAAACATTATTTTAGATAATAAATCTCCAGCACCAGCAAGATTAGGTGTTATAGCTCCCATAGATGTTTTTATTCCACCAGGACCTACAGGTATGGATCCTTCACACACATCCTTTTTTCAATCTCTTGGTATATCTACAAAAATTGTTAAAGGTCAAATTGAAATACAAGAACATGTACATTTAATTAAACAAGGAGAAAAAGTAACAGCTTCATCAGCTACCCTCTTACAAAAATTTAACATGAAACCATTTTCTTATGGTGTAGATGTAAGAACTGTTTATGATGATGGTGTTATTTACGATGCTAAAGTTTTAGATATTACAGATGAAgatatattagaaaaattTTCTAAAGGTGTTTCTAATGTTGCTGCATTATCTAGAGCTACAGGTGTCATTACAGAAGCTTCATATCCTCATGTATTTGTCGAAGCCttcaaaaatattgttGCTCTTGTTATAGATTCAGATTATACATTCCCATTGAtggaaaatattaaaaaaatggtTGAAAATCCAGAAGCATTTGCCGCTGTTGCTGCACCTGCATCTGAAGCCAAAGCTGATGAACCCAAAAAAGAAGAAGCCAAAAAGGTAGAAGAGGAGGAGGAAGACGAAGAAGATGGATTCATGGGATTTGGAATGTTTGATTAA